Proteins encoded in a region of the Benincasa hispida cultivar B227 chromosome 2, ASM972705v1, whole genome shotgun sequence genome:
- the LOC120072207 gene encoding metal-nicotianamine transporter YSL3-like — MGNSNIEEVQEIETAESIDEEKTHDEAEDVKKIAPWTRQITIRGVIASIAIGIMYSVIVMKLNLTTGLVPNLNVSAALIAFVFIKTWTMLLEKAGIVSTPFTRQENTVIQTCAVACYSIAVGGGFGSYLFGLSRKIYEQAGVDTEGNVPGSTKEPGIGWITAFLSVSSFVGLLALVPLRKIMILDYKLTYPSGTATAVLINGFHTPKGDKMAKKQVRGFMKYFSLSFLWALFQWFYSGGEKCGFSQFPTFGLKAWKDSFYFDFSLTYVGAGMICSHLVNLSLLLGAVLSWGIMWPLMKELKGEWYPGSLPESSMKSLNGYKVFVSIALILGDGLYHFLKILYFTGSNMYAKATNKKLKTFPDDSIQTFDDHQRNEVFLRDSIPIWVAIIGYIFFSIVSIIVIPIMFSEVKWYYIVVAYTLAPSLSFCNAYGAGLTDMNMAYNYGKVALFVVAAMAGKNDGVVAGLVGCGLIKSIVSISSDLMHDFKTGHLTLTSPRSMLLSQAIGTALGCIVAPITFFIFYKAFDLANPDGEYKVPYAIIYRNMAILGVEGFSALPQHCLQLCYGFFSFAIVANLLRDLTLEKFGKWIPLPMVMAVPFLVGAYFAIDMCLGSLIVFVWHYLNRQKAGLMVPAVASGLICGEGLWILPSSILALAKVHPPLCMSFFSSSKS, encoded by the exons ATGGGGAACTCCAACATAGAAGAAGTGCAAGAAATTGAGACAGCTGAAAGTATAGACGAAGAGAAGACTCACGATGAAGCAGAGgatgtaaaaaaaattgcacCTTGGACTAGACAGATTACAATCCGTGGTGTTATTGCAAGCATAGCAATAGGAATTATGTACAGTGTAATAGTGATGAAGCTTAATCTTACAACAGgtttggtcccaaatttgaacgtttcagcTGCTCTTATTGCATTTGTCTTTATAAAGACATGGACTATGTTGCTCGAGAAAGCTGGAATTGTATCCACTCCCTTTACAAGACAAGAAAATACTGTAATTCAGACATGTGCTGTGGCTTGTTACAGCATTGCTGTTGGAG GCGGCTTTGGATCCTACTTGTTTGGTTTGAGCAGGAAGATATACGAGCAAGCGGGCGTCGACACGGAAGGAAATGTTCCAGGAAGCACTAAAGAACCTGGAATTGGGTGGATTACTGCCTTCCTCTCCGTCAGTAGTTTTGTTGGACTTCTTGCCTTAGTTCCCCTCAGAAAg ATCATGATACTAGACTATAAATTGACTTATCCGAGTGGAACTGCAACTGCTGTTCTCATTAATGGTTTCCACACACCAAAAGGAGACAAAATGGCCAA GAAGCAAGTTCGTGGATTCATGAAATACTTTTCATTGAGTTTTCTCTGGGCACTGTTCCAATGGTTTTATTCTGGGGGAGAGAAATGTGGATTTTCGCAGTTTCCTACATTTGGATTGAAAGCTTGGAAAGATTC GTTTTACTTTGATTTCAGCTTGACTTATGTTGGAGCAGGAATGATATGCTCCCATCTTGTGAACTTGTCATTGCTTCTTGGTGCAGTTCTTTCTTGGGGCATAATGTGGCCTTTAATGAAGGAACTTAAAGGAGAATGGTATCCGGGATCTCTTCCAGAGAGTAGTATGAAAAGCCTCAATGGTTACAAG GTGTTTGTATCGATTGCTTTGATACTTGGAGATGGGCTTTATCATTTCCTTAAGATTCTGTATTTCACTGGTTCAAACATGTATGCAAAAGCAACCAACAAGAAGTTGAAAACAT TCCCAGATGATTCGATCCAAACTTTTGACGATCATCAACGAAATGAAGTGTTCTTAAGAGACAGTATTCCGATATGGGTGGCGATCATAGGGTACATTTTCTTCTCCATTGTCTCTATCATTGTAATCCCAATCATGTTCTCAGAGGTCAAGTGGTACTACATAGTTGTTGCCTATACTTTGGCACCATCTCTTAGCTTTTGCAATGCATATGGTGCTGGTCTAACTGACATGAATATGGCTTATAACTACGGGAAAGTGGCTCTCTTTGTTGTTGCTGCTATGGCTGGTAAAAATGATGGTGTAGTTGCAGGACTTGTTGGTTGTGGTTTGATTAAGTCTATTGTTTCCATCTCCTCTGATTTGATGCATGATTTCAAGACTGGTCATCTCACACTTACATCTCCAAGATCCATGCTTTTAAGCCAAGCTATTGGCACAGCCTTAGGCTGCATTGTAGCTCCTATCACATTCTTTATATTCTATAAAGCTTTCGATCTCGCCAACCCTGATGGTGAATATAAGGTCCCATATGCCATCATATACCGAAACATGGCTATCCTAGGAGTTGAAGGTTTCTCGGCTCTGCCGCAGCATTGCTTGCAGCTGTGTTATGGGTTCTTTAGCTTTGCCATAGTAGCCAATTTGCTGAGAGATCTTACGCTCGAGAAATTTGGGAAATGGATCCCACTGCCAATGGTCATGGCTGTGCCTTTTCTCGTTGGCGCTTATTTTGCAATCGATATGTGCTTGGGGAGCTTGATCGTGTTCGTGTGGCACTATCTTAATCGTCAAAAGGCTGGATTGATGGTTCCGGCTGTCGCCTCTGGTTTGATATGTGGAGAAGGTTTATGGATTCTCCCTTCATCAATTCTTGCCTTGGCTAAGGTTCATCCCCCACTCTGTATGAGTTTTTTCTCTTCTAGTAAAAGTTGA